In a single window of the Nicotiana tomentosiformis chromosome 8, ASM39032v3, whole genome shotgun sequence genome:
- the LOC104096562 gene encoding glycosyltransferase BC10-like, with protein MQSRVVEMEENKDPLVVLGRTNNQTRALPQRLLQLLMLFLFLCFTFSVASIYMIKYFGFHSIVPAVKPSLQPCIEEESSKLERWISPLSNLMHTMSDKELLWRASMVPRIKKYPFKRVPKIAFMFLTKGPLPMAPIWERFFKGNQGRYSIYIHSLPSFEADFPSSSVFYKRQIPSQVTEWGKMSMCDAERRLIANALLDISNEWFVLLSESCIPLYNFNVIYKYISQSKHSFIGAFDDPGPYGRGRYDENMLPEVNITDWRKGSQWFEINRKLALYIVEDTKFYPKFAEFCKPACYVDEHYFPTMLTIQASNLLANRSITWVDWSRGGAHPATFGKSDITEEFMKRMLAGRNCTYNERNTSMCFLFARKFAPSALEPLFLLAPKYLGF; from the exons ATGCAATCAAGAGTTGTTGAAATGGAGGAGAATAAAGATCCATTAGTAGTTCTAGGTAGGACTAACAACCAAACTAGGGCTTTGCCACAGAGGCTGCTACAATTGCTGATGCtgtttttgtttttgtgttttaccTTTTCTGTGGCTAGTATTTATATGATCAAGTACTTTGGATTTCATAGCATAGTTCCTGCAGTAAAGCCTAGTTTACAGCCATGTATTGAGGAAGAATCGAGTAAATTAGAGCGTTGGATTAGTCCTCTGTCTAATTTGATGCATACTATGTCTGATAAAGAGTTGTTATGGAGGGCTTCTATGGTGCCGCGAATAAAGAAGTATCCATTTAAGAGGGTTCCCAAGATTGCATTCATGTTCTTGACTAAAGGGCCATTGCCGATGGCGCCTATTTGGGAGAGGTTTTTTAAGGGGAATCAAGGACGTTATTCAATTTATATTCATTCATTGCCCTCTTTTGAGGCTGATTTCCCGTCCTCATCGGTGTTCTACAAGAGGCAAATTCCCAGTCAG GTGACAGAATGGGGAAAGATGAGTATGTGTGATGCGGAGAGAAGACTCATTGCGAATGCATTGCTTGACATCTCCAATGAATGGTTTGTTCTGCTTTCCGAGTCGTGCATTCCTCTGTACAATTTCAATGTCATCTACAAGTACATAAGTCAGTCAAAGCATAGCTTTATTGGTGCATTTGATGATCCTGGACCATATGGAAGAGGTCGATATGATGAGAATATGTTGCCCGAGGTTAACATTACTGACTGGCGCAAAGGATCACAGTGGTTTGAAATCAATAGGAAGCTTGCTCTTTACATAGTTGAAGACACAAAATTCTACCCCAAGTTTGCGGAGTTTTGCAAGCCAGCATGTTATGTAGACGAGCACTACTTCCCGACTATGCTGACTATTCAAGCATCAAATCTCTTGGCAAACAGAAGTATAACATGGGTTGATTGGTCGAGGGGCGGGGCTCACCCTGCTACATTTGGAAAATCAGATATCACCGAAGAGTTTATGAAGAGAATGTTGGCAGGGCGTAACTGTACTTATAACGAGCGAAATACATCAATGTGCTTTCTTTTTGCAAGGAAGTTTGCACCAAGTGCTTTGGAACCTCTATTTCTGCTAGCCCCAAAATACTTAGGTTTCTAG